One stretch of Zingiber officinale cultivar Zhangliang chromosome 6B, Zo_v1.1, whole genome shotgun sequence DNA includes these proteins:
- the LOC121988942 gene encoding ABC transporter I family member 10 isoform X2: MGPSHRAGDLNLVKSTLALPHLNESDFSLPMTARALWLDRAASISIAPTLPSASAVRCRQSRLVAMQASPASAIEARNLYFSLSNKQGKLVPILKNCSIRVPPGQLWMLLGPNGCGKSTLLKVLAGFLRPDDGIVSVKKPNSFVFQNPDHQVVMPTVEADIAFGLGKFNLTSSEVRLRVSNALEAVGLQSYSQRPIQTLSGGQKQRVAIAGALAEASKVLLLDELTTFLDEHDQMFTRQELWRQSRIPFLVQKSLHYG, encoded by the exons ATGGGACCGTCGCACCGGGCCGGAGACCTGAACCTAGTAAAGTCGACCCTCGCACTCCCACACCTCAATGAATCTGACTTCTCCCTGCCAATGACGGCTCGAGCCCTCTGGCTCGATCGCGCCGCTTCCATTTCTATCGCCCCAACCCTCCCGTCGGCATCAGCAGTGAG GTGTCGGCAGTCTCGGCTGGTTGCGATGCAGGCTTCGCCGGCATCTGCCATCGAAGCCCGTAATCTGTATTTCTCGCTGTCGAACAAGCAGGGGAAGTTGGTGCCGATTCTGAAGAATTGTTCGATCCGGGTTCCTCCCGGGCAGCTTTGGATGCTTCTCGGTCCTAATGGCTGCGGCAAGTCCACCCTCCTGAAG GTGTTGGCAGGATTTCTAAGGCCTGATGATGGAATTGTCAGTGTAAAAAAGCCAAACAGTTTTGTGTTTCAGAATCCTGATCACCAG GTGGTCATGCCAACAGTGGAAGCAGATATTGCGTTTGGTCTTGGTAAGTTTAATCTAACTTCATCTGAAGTTAGATTGAGAGTCTCAAACGCTTTAGAAGCTGTTGGCTTGCAAAGTTATTCACAA AGGCCAATTCAAACCCTCAGTGGAGGACAGAAACAACGAGTTGCTATTGCAGGTGCCTTAGCTGAAGCGTCTAAAGTTCTATTATTAGATGAACTTACAACATTTTTAGATGAACATGACCAG ATGTTTACCAGGCAGGAGTTGTGGAGGCAGTCAAGAATTCCGTTTCTAGTCCAGAAGTCGCTGCACTATGGGTAA
- the LOC121988944 gene encoding transcription factor bHLH148-like has product MAVPNAVGESVLMGGGERKRKRGSEPSAPLSKWRTEGEQRIYSSRLIEALRRVCQSSASAPSASSSDHVRSCAVRKAADRVLAVSARGRTRWSRAILSGRTLKHRVRPKGSRPKPVISAIVARAAAQRRKTPALEKKTRVLGRLVPGCRKLPLPSLLEEASGYITALEMQVRAMSTIAEAFSAAGSASLPPIHANPM; this is encoded by the coding sequence ATGGCGGTGCCAAACGCGGTAGGGGAATCGGTGCTCATGGGCGGAGGGGAGAGGAAACGGAAGCGCGGGAGCGAGCCCTCCGCCCCGTTGTCTAAGTGGCGGACAGAGGGTGAGCAAAGGATCTACTCCTCCAGGCTCATCGAAGCCCTCCGCCGGGTCTGCCAATCCTCCGCTTCTGCGCCCTCCGCGTCGTCCTCGGACCACGTGCGGAGCTGCGCCGTCCGAAAAGCGGCGGATCGGGTGTTGGCGGTCTCGGCGCGCGGCCGAACGCGGTGGAGCCGCGCGATCCTCTCAGGCAGGACTCTCAAGCATCGAGTCCGGCCGAAGGGCAGCCGACCGAAGCCTGTCATCTCCGCAATTGTTGCGCGGGCCGCGGCGCAGAGGAGAAAGACCCCGGCGCTGGAGAAGAAGACGAGAGTCCTGGGAAGGCTGGTCCCAGGCTGCCGGAAGCTGCCCTTGCCGTCGCTTCTGGAGGAGGCGTCGGGCTACATCACGGCGCTGGAGATGCAAGTGCGGGCTATGAGTACCATCGCCGAGGCCTTCTCTGCTGCCGGCAGTGCCTCGTTGCCACCAATTCATGCCAACCCTATGTAA
- the LOC121988942 gene encoding ABC transporter I family member 10 isoform X1 produces MGPSHRAGDLNLVKSTLALPHLNESDFSLPMTARALWLDRAASISIAPTLPSASAVRCRQSRLVAMQASPASAIEARNLYFSLSNKQGKLVPILKNCSIRVPPGQLWMLLGPNGCGKSTLLKVLAGFLRPDDGIVSVKKPNSFVFQNPDHQVVMPTVEADIAFGLGKFNLTSSEVRLRVSNALEAVGLQSYSQRPIQTLSGGQKQRVAIAGALAEASKVLLLDELTTFLDEHDQAGVVEAVKNSVSSPEVAALWVTHRLEELKYADGAIYMEDGKIVMHGDVPSVSNFIKEKQARYRQYLNI; encoded by the exons ATGGGACCGTCGCACCGGGCCGGAGACCTGAACCTAGTAAAGTCGACCCTCGCACTCCCACACCTCAATGAATCTGACTTCTCCCTGCCAATGACGGCTCGAGCCCTCTGGCTCGATCGCGCCGCTTCCATTTCTATCGCCCCAACCCTCCCGTCGGCATCAGCAGTGAG GTGTCGGCAGTCTCGGCTGGTTGCGATGCAGGCTTCGCCGGCATCTGCCATCGAAGCCCGTAATCTGTATTTCTCGCTGTCGAACAAGCAGGGGAAGTTGGTGCCGATTCTGAAGAATTGTTCGATCCGGGTTCCTCCCGGGCAGCTTTGGATGCTTCTCGGTCCTAATGGCTGCGGCAAGTCCACCCTCCTGAAG GTGTTGGCAGGATTTCTAAGGCCTGATGATGGAATTGTCAGTGTAAAAAAGCCAAACAGTTTTGTGTTTCAGAATCCTGATCACCAG GTGGTCATGCCAACAGTGGAAGCAGATATTGCGTTTGGTCTTGGTAAGTTTAATCTAACTTCATCTGAAGTTAGATTGAGAGTCTCAAACGCTTTAGAAGCTGTTGGCTTGCAAAGTTATTCACAA AGGCCAATTCAAACCCTCAGTGGAGGACAGAAACAACGAGTTGCTATTGCAGGTGCCTTAGCTGAAGCGTCTAAAGTTCTATTATTAGATGAACTTACAACATTTTTAGATGAACATGACCAG GCAGGAGTTGTGGAGGCAGTCAAGAATTCCGTTTCTAGTCCAGAAGTCGCTGCACTATGGGTAACACACCGCTTGGAAGAACTCAAATATGCAGACGGTGCTATTTATATGGAAGATGGAAAAATAGTGATGCATGGGGATGTTCCCTCGGTTTCTAACTTTATAAAAGAGAAACAGGCCAGATATAGACAGTATCTCAACATCTAG
- the LOC121988941 gene encoding long chain acyl-CoA synthetase 1-like: MANFTVQVESGRRGKDGNPSVGPVYRSILAKDGFPPLDPDLNTSWDVFRIAAEKFPSNRMLGWREMKNGKVGPYLWKTYKEVYQEVLRVGSALSHLGVKHSSKIGIYSVNCPNWIVAMEACNGYSYVCVPLYDTLGEGAVGYIVEHAEIVVVFVQETKINRILSSNCTSTMHLKVIVSLGSTTVEQNATAANTGMKLYSWDEIIEMGKENTLDPLPPKPLDICTIMYTSGTRGDPKGVVLTHECIATYVTGTDLFMNQFEDKMTTDDVYLSFLPLAHILDRTIEEYFFHHGASVGYYQGDIHALRDDLMELKPTLFAGVPRVFEKVYEGVLKALSELLPHRRMIFNALYRYKLHWMRLGYSHKTASPLADFLAFRKVKDRLGGRVRLIISGGAPLSPDVEEFLRVTSCAYLIQGYGLTETCGVSTVGFPDDMSLVGTVGVTSAYVEVRLEEVPELEYDPLATPSRGEVCLRGKTIFTEYYKNPELTKEVMIDGWFHTGDIGEMRPDGVLKIIDRKKNIFKLSQGEYVAVEYLENTYKVSPIVEDIWVYGDSLKSVLVAVTTPHEDSTQRWAQANGHQGSFYDLCKLEDLKKYILQELKKVAETNKLRGFEHIKGIVVDPLPFDVERDLVTPTMKKKRAQMLKFYQSDIGKVYQNISAERKR, translated from the exons ATGGCGAATTTCACAGTTCAAGTGGAGAGCGGAAGAAGAGGCAAAGATGGGAATCCCTCAGTTGGTCCAGTGTAccgaagcatcttggcaaaggatGGGTTTCCGCCTCTTGATCCCGACTTGAACACCTCATGGGATGTCTTTAG GATAGCTGCGGAGAAATTTCCATCGAACAGGATGCTCGGATGGCGCGAGATGAAAAATGGGAAG GTAGGGCCTTATCTATGGAAAACATACAAGGAGGTCTACCAAGAGGTGTTGCGAGTTGGTTCTGCTCTAAGTCATCTCGGTGTCAAACAT AGTTCCAAAATAGGGATCTATTCAGTAAACTGTCCTAACTGGATAGTGGCCATGGAG GCTTGCAATGGATACAGTTATGTTTGTGTTCCACTCTACGATACACTAG GTGAAGGAGCTGTTGGTTACATCGTAGAGCATGCTGAAATTGTTGTTGTTTTTGTTCAGGAGACGAAAATAAACAGA ATCCTGTCCTCCAACTGTACATCTACTATGCATCTCAAAG TAATTGTTTCATTGGGTTCTACTACTGTGGAACAAAATGCTACTGCTGCCAACACCGGAATGAAACTGTACTCTTGGGACGAAATTATTGAGATG GGGAAAGAGAACACATTAGATCCATTGCCTCCTAAACCTCTTGATATATGCACGATAATGTACACGAGTGGGACGAGAGGAGATCCGAAAGGTGTTGTATTGACTCATGAATGCATCGCAACATATGTAACGGGTACTGATCTATTCATGAATCAATTTGAAGATAAG ATGACAACAGATGATGTCTACCTCTCCTTTCTTCCCCTTGCGCACATTCTTGACCGAACAATTGAAGAATATTTTTTCCATCATGGGGCTTCTGTTGGCTATTATCAAGGg GATATACATGCTTTGAGGGATGACCTTATGGAGTTGAAGCCAACTCTCTTCGCTGGGGTTCCTAGggtttttgaaaaagtttatgAAG GTGTGTTGAAGGCATTGTCAGAACTCCTACCACATAGAAGGATGATCTTCAATGCTCTATACAGATA TAAACTACATTGGATGAGATTAGGATATTCACATAAGACTGCTTCACCCTTAGCAGATTTCTTGGCTTTTCGCAAG GTGAAAGACAGGTTAGGAGGCCGTGTTCGTCTTATAATATCTGGAGGTGCTCCATTAAGTCCTGATGTTGAGGAGTTCTTGAGAGTTACTAGTTGTGCTTATCTTATTCAAGGCTATG GTTTAACAGAGACCTGTGGCGTTAGCACAGTTGGATTTCCTGATGACATGTCACTGGTTGGCACTGTCGGTGTTACATCTGCATACGTCGAGGTGCGCCTAGAAGAAGTTCCAGAATTGGAATATGATCCATTGGCGACTCCCTCACGTGGTGAAGTGTGTTTAAGAGGGAAGACAATCTTCACAGAGTACTACAAAAACCCTGAGTTAACAAAGGAGGTAATGATCGATGGCTGGTTTCATACAG GGGATATTGGGGAGATGAGACCTGATGGGGTTCTGAAGATTATCGACAGAAAGAAGAACATATTTAAACTATCACAGGGTGAATATGTTGCAGTTGAATACCTAGAGAACACATATAAAGTTTCTCCCATTGTTGAAGAT ATTTGGGTTTATGGGGACAGCTTGAAATCTGTGCTTGTAGCCGTGACCACGCCGCATGAGGACAGTACGCAAAGATGGGCACAAGCAAATGGCCATCAGGGATCTTTCTATGACCTATGCAAACTAGAAGACCTGAAGAAATACATTCTCCAAGAGTTGAAGAAAGTTGCTGAAACTAACAAG CTAAGAGGTTTTGAGCACATTAAAGGTATAGTTGTAGATCCTTTACCATTTGACGTTGAACGAGACCTTGTGACTcctacaatgaagaagaaaagagcaCAAATGCTGAAGTTTTATCAG TCAGATATCGGTaaagtttatcaaaatatttcaGCAGAAAGAAAAAGATAA
- the LOC121988940 gene encoding uncharacterized protein LOC121988940 → MAEASSILHPSKLPTSKWKTPFPKAQKATSSVIPSILYKLILFVIVIALLPMFPSQAPEFIEESIFTRLWELLHLLFVGIAVSYGIFSQRNAEPDTDKELLQKEESPHSFISQMIHVSPVFDEEDDGIGSMNERNIQSWSFQCYKNEPPNLVASKHLLLPVRSIKQQNQENDEQSTSANYGIEDHLFDSENESAVLPSPIPWISRSGSKGNKVEQVAGIKGSSIIPSTPASPTLPSPRHLSPSPSFSSDTSKPKIIYKSKAIPPPPPPPPPPDYLKHEHGNHAKARRLREELKNSSRRECRDATNDITSPRNEQADNCGEDVAEASGGATEETSNHEAGGGEANEVDKKADEFIARFREQIRLQRIESIKRSTKQRSNKKQQVV, encoded by the coding sequence ATGGCCGAGGCAAGCTCAATTCTTCACCCCTCCAAGCTACCAACATCCAAGTGGAAGACTCCATTTCCTAAAGCTCAAAAAGCCACCTCTAGCGTCATCCCAAGTATCCTCTACAAGCTCATCTTGTTCGTCATCGTCATAGCTCTCCTTCCCATGTTTCCCTCCCAGGCGCCTGAATTCATTGAGGAATCCATCTTCACCAGACTCTGGGAGCTTCTCCACCTCCTCTTCGTTGGGATTGCGGTGTCCTATGGCATTTTCAGCCAGCGGAACGCAGAACCAGATACAGACAAGGAGTTATTACAGAAGGAGGAGAGCCCCCATAGTTTCATCTCACAGATGATTCATGTTTCACCAGTGTTTgacgaagaagatgatggaattgGTAGTATGAACGAGAGAAATATTCAATCTTGGAGTTTTCAATGCTACAAAAATGAACCACCAAATCTGGTCGCCAGTAAACATCTGCTGTTGCCCGTTCGAAGCATAAAACAACAAAACCAGGAGAACGATGAGCAGTCTACCTCAGCTAACTATGGAATTGAAGACCACCTATTTGATTCAGAGAACGAGTCCGCAGTACTCCCCTCTCCAATCCCCTGGATATCACGCTCAGGGTCGAAGGGGAATAAGGTCGAACAGGTGGCCGGCATAAAAGGCAGTAGCATCATTCCCTCAACTCCCGCGTCCCCCACTTTGCCTTCCCCAAGGCATCTTTCTCCTTCGCCGTCGTTCTCATCCGACACGTCGAAGCCGAAGATTATCTACAAAAGCAAGGCCAttccaccgccgccgccgccgccgcctccaccCGACTACCTCAAACATGAGCACGGAAACCACGCAAAGGCCAGAAGGCTCAGAGAGGAATTGAAGAACTCGAGCAGGAGAGAATGTCGGGATGCCACCAACGACATAACAAGTCCAAGGAATGAGCAGGCCGATAATTGCGGGGAGGACGTTGCAGAGGCGTCTGGTGGTGCCACAGAAGAAACGTCAAACCATGAAGCGGGAGGAGGGGAAGCGAATGAGGTGGACAAGAAGGCGGATGAGTTCATAGCAAGATTCAGAGAACAGATCAGACTTCAGAGGATCGAGTCGATCAAGAGATCCACCAAGCAGCGAAGTAACAAGAAGCAACAAGTCGTGTGA
- the LOC121988942 gene encoding ABC transporter I family member 10 isoform X3 → MGPSHRAGDLNLVKSTLALPHLNESDFSLPMTARALWLDRAASISIAPTLPSASAVRCRQSRLVAMQASPASAIEARNLYFSLSNKQGKLVPILKNCSIRVPPGQLWMLLGPNGCGKSTLLKVLAGFLRPDDGIVSVKKPNSFVFQNPDHQVVMPTVEADIAFGLGKFNLTSSEVRLRVSNALEAVGLQSYSQRPIQTLSGGQKQRVAIAGRSCGGSQEFRF, encoded by the exons ATGGGACCGTCGCACCGGGCCGGAGACCTGAACCTAGTAAAGTCGACCCTCGCACTCCCACACCTCAATGAATCTGACTTCTCCCTGCCAATGACGGCTCGAGCCCTCTGGCTCGATCGCGCCGCTTCCATTTCTATCGCCCCAACCCTCCCGTCGGCATCAGCAGTGAG GTGTCGGCAGTCTCGGCTGGTTGCGATGCAGGCTTCGCCGGCATCTGCCATCGAAGCCCGTAATCTGTATTTCTCGCTGTCGAACAAGCAGGGGAAGTTGGTGCCGATTCTGAAGAATTGTTCGATCCGGGTTCCTCCCGGGCAGCTTTGGATGCTTCTCGGTCCTAATGGCTGCGGCAAGTCCACCCTCCTGAAG GTGTTGGCAGGATTTCTAAGGCCTGATGATGGAATTGTCAGTGTAAAAAAGCCAAACAGTTTTGTGTTTCAGAATCCTGATCACCAG GTGGTCATGCCAACAGTGGAAGCAGATATTGCGTTTGGTCTTGGTAAGTTTAATCTAACTTCATCTGAAGTTAGATTGAGAGTCTCAAACGCTTTAGAAGCTGTTGGCTTGCAAAGTTATTCACAA AGGCCAATTCAAACCCTCAGTGGAGGACAGAAACAACGAGTTGCTATTGCAG GCAGGAGTTGTGGAGGCAGTCAAGAATTCCGTTTCTAG